In Aestuariibaculum lutulentum, one DNA window encodes the following:
- a CDS encoding antibiotic biosynthesis monooxygenase family protein, giving the protein MTIAKTPKPPYFAVIFTSVKTNNDKGYKEMAELMVALAKQQDGFLGIESARNEIGITVSYWKDLESIRNWKNHVDHKVAQKGGKKEWYKAYKVRITKVERDYGF; this is encoded by the coding sequence ATGACTATAGCAAAAACTCCAAAACCACCTTATTTCGCCGTAATATTCACTTCCGTTAAAACCAATAATGACAAAGGTTATAAAGAAATGGCAGAACTAATGGTTGCTCTTGCCAAACAACAAGACGGTTTTTTAGGTATTGAAAGCGCCAGAAACGAAATAGGAATTACCGTATCGTATTGGAAAGATTTGGAATCTATACGAAACTGGAAAAACCACGTCGATCATAAAGTTGCCCAAAAGGGAGGTAAAAAAGAATGGTATAAAGCCTACAAAGTAAGAATTACTAAGGTAGAACGAGATTATGGGTTCTAA
- a CDS encoding AAA family ATPase translates to MLFDKVTKEHILQGIKDFKQLGVPSGFGQSSTYDVSFEGEYFPPKAVMAYANHHATGNEIDNNFAGGDNTECFDVFRKNGFVIVKKESSEKNLRLYELKESFLENWPIQKLESMYLEEYTNLDKDSFCYWVEHITRDLGSIVGGSSYKFGIYKRSSYSDVKEESNRTTDGEYAWFKKYGENSKEEAFNSIKSLIIRIAKAARNNDLKQIDDIDLGDGYKWKIAFLYGDYNCLNMFKLDALRVVATNLNIDYTNKTSISEFHRSILAQKPSDKDYFKYTSELWEQYQSRLINVKRDFAKWLDKNTFDSYRAYLGNTVGNIENRLDEVNNFFDDIDFFEVDPNNVNGLISTIQFMMSKKERVKHPDFVEYDSKHSNGIPKALLGKNNYLKFLNDKFSVKTNYWVFQGSPKVFDFEEALNGSVLNDWTVTAHKDKIKVGDKVILWITGSKSGCYALADVTSEPTKKEYVSTDSHLWSGEEIDSLKAGIRITHNLANSPILKKEVEKYRELQNLKVGHQGTNFRATEIEYYTLLNLIEKAMELNVDSVNETHEKYTPLYRTTPVNQILYGPPGTGKTFYLKSELFDKYTLRETSITKDQYLQNVVGGCSWWQVITIALMDLKKAKVSDISEHLWVQIKANLSSSNTVRPTLWGQLQSHTIKDCEYVNVSNRMQPLIFNKTKDSYWELLEEEAKELVPELYDLKSSVDNYNPNPDKIVKNYDFVTFHQSFAYEDFIEGIKPLLDDNEVVEDESSKELGYLIEDGVFKSLCKKAEKDPSNRYAIFIDEINRGNVSAIFGELITLIEVDKRLGAKNEIKIKLPYSKKEFGVPANLDIYGTMNTADRSVEALDTALRRRFEFKEMMPDLSVIKNETIDGVKLSVILEKINQRIELLVDRDHTIGHSYFVNINTKKGLADAFNNKIVPLLQEYFYGDYGKIGLVLGNGFVDKIRNSNVQFADFDYDHASDFKTPTFILKRVDENNVMDAVKTLLGEKTNNQEI, encoded by the coding sequence ATGCTATTCGATAAAGTAACAAAAGAACATATTCTTCAAGGGATTAAAGACTTTAAACAATTAGGAGTGCCAAGCGGATTTGGTCAGTCATCTACGTATGATGTGTCTTTTGAAGGGGAGTATTTTCCTCCTAAGGCAGTTATGGCTTATGCTAATCATCACGCAACTGGAAATGAGATTGATAATAATTTTGCAGGAGGCGATAATACAGAATGTTTTGATGTTTTTAGGAAAAATGGATTTGTGATTGTTAAGAAGGAATCAAGTGAGAAAAATTTGAGGCTATATGAATTAAAAGAAAGTTTTCTAGAAAATTGGCCTATCCAAAAACTGGAAAGCATGTACCTAGAAGAGTATACTAATTTAGATAAAGACTCTTTTTGTTACTGGGTTGAGCACATTACAAGAGATTTGGGAAGTATTGTTGGAGGGAGTTCTTATAAGTTCGGAATTTACAAGAGAAGTAGTTATAGTGATGTAAAGGAGGAAAGTAATCGAACTACAGATGGGGAATATGCATGGTTTAAAAAGTATGGTGAAAACTCCAAAGAAGAAGCTTTCAATTCGATTAAGAGTTTAATTATTAGAATTGCAAAAGCAGCAAGGAATAATGATCTAAAACAAATAGATGATATTGATTTAGGGGATGGCTACAAATGGAAAATAGCGTTTTTGTATGGAGATTATAATTGCTTAAATATGTTTAAGCTAGATGCTCTTAGAGTTGTAGCTACTAATCTTAATATAGATTATACTAATAAAACATCAATTAGTGAGTTTCATAGAAGTATACTTGCTCAAAAGCCAAGTGATAAAGATTATTTCAAATATACTTCAGAATTATGGGAACAATACCAATCTCGTTTGATTAATGTAAAAAGAGATTTTGCTAAATGGCTTGATAAAAATACTTTCGATTCTTACAGAGCTTATTTAGGAAATACAGTAGGAAATATAGAAAATAGATTAGACGAAGTAAATAACTTCTTTGATGATATAGATTTTTTTGAAGTAGATCCTAATAATGTAAATGGATTGATTAGTACTATTCAGTTCATGATGAGCAAGAAGGAACGTGTTAAACATCCAGATTTTGTAGAATACGATTCTAAACACAGTAATGGTATACCAAAAGCCTTATTGGGAAAGAATAATTATTTGAAATTTTTAAATGATAAGTTTAGTGTAAAAACAAACTATTGGGTATTTCAAGGAAGTCCGAAAGTGTTTGATTTTGAAGAAGCACTAAATGGAAGCGTTTTAAATGATTGGACTGTTACTGCTCATAAGGACAAAATAAAAGTTGGAGACAAGGTTATTCTATGGATTACAGGAAGCAAATCTGGGTGTTATGCTTTAGCCGATGTTACAAGTGAACCGACTAAAAAGGAATATGTATCTACAGATAGTCATTTATGGTCAGGAGAAGAAATAGATTCATTAAAAGCAGGTATCCGAATAACACATAATTTGGCTAATTCACCCATTTTAAAGAAAGAGGTTGAAAAGTATCGAGAACTTCAAAATTTAAAAGTAGGACATCAGGGAACTAATTTTAGAGCTACTGAAATAGAGTATTATACCTTGTTAAATTTAATTGAAAAAGCAATGGAGTTGAATGTAGATAGCGTTAATGAAACTCATGAAAAATATACACCTTTGTATAGAACGACTCCGGTAAACCAAATTTTATACGGCCCCCCAGGAACGGGAAAAACATTTTATCTTAAATCTGAATTATTTGATAAATATACTTTAAGAGAAACTTCAATAACAAAAGATCAATATTTACAAAATGTTGTTGGAGGCTGTTCATGGTGGCAAGTAATTACGATTGCATTAATGGATTTAAAAAAGGCAAAGGTAAGTGATATTTCAGAGCATTTATGGGTTCAGATAAAAGCAAATTTGTCAAGTTCTAATACGGTAAGGCCTACGCTTTGGGGACAGTTACAGAGTCATACAATTAAAGATTGTGAATATGTAAATGTGAGTAATAGAATGCAGCCATTAATTTTTAATAAAACTAAAGATTCATATTGGGAATTACTAGAAGAAGAAGCTAAAGAATTAGTGCCTGAATTATATGATTTAAAGAGCTCAGTAGATAATTATAATCCTAATCCAGATAAAATTGTTAAGAATTATGATTTTGTGACTTTTCATCAATCTTTTGCCTATGAAGATTTTATCGAAGGTATAAAGCCGTTGCTAGATGATAATGAGGTTGTTGAAGACGAATCTTCAAAGGAATTAGGTTATTTAATTGAGGATGGTGTTTTTAAATCATTATGTAAAAAGGCAGAAAAGGATCCAAGCAACCGATATGCGATTTTTATAGATGAAATCAATAGAGGAAATGTGTCTGCTATTTTTGGGGAGCTTATAACTTTAATAGAGGTGGATAAGAGGCTTGGAGCTAAAAATGAAATAAAGATTAAACTTCCTTATTCAAAAAAGGAATTTGGTGTACCAGCGAATTTAGATATTTATGGAACTATGAATACGGCTGATAGATCTGTAGAAGCTTTAGATACAGCTCTTAGACGTCGTTTTGAGTTTAAAGAGATGATGCCTGACCTAAGTGTTATTAAAAATGAAACTATCGATGGTGTTAAGTTGTCGGTTATTTTGGAAAAAATTAATCAGAGAATTGAATTACTGGTAGATAGAGATCATACCATAGGGCATTCGTACTTTGTAAATATTAATACTAAAAAAGGTTTAGCTGATGCTTTTAATAATAAAATAGTACCATTGTTACAGGAATATTTTTATGGTGATTATGGTAAAATTGGACTTGTTTTAGGAAACGGTTTTGTTGATAAAATAAGGAATAGCAATGTGCAGTTTGCAGATTTTGATTATGATCATGCTAGCGATTTTAAAACACCAACTTTTATATTAAAACGAGTTGATGAAAATAATGTCATGGATGCAGTGAAAACTTTATTAGGAGAGAAAACTAATAATCAAGAAATTTAA